A region from the Lycium barbarum isolate Lr01 chromosome 8, ASM1917538v2, whole genome shotgun sequence genome encodes:
- the LOC132606279 gene encoding uncharacterized protein LOC132606279: MKKIKNGKTPKRIKRKKRTKLLFWSILHPLSSQFSLFITLIHIENSRIQQRFPSNLSFPLKKSCLQPEPDVPSLCTLYLSCYPKEMKSILLLVTSLLVLPCQKWTNLLVNGNCSTRRSLKMLCDSFFSCVNTMLMNL, from the exons atgaaaaaaataaaaaacggaaagactccaaaaagaataaaaaggaaaaaacgcACAAAACTTTTATTTTGGTCAATATTGCATCCACTTTCCTCCCAATTTTCCCTCTTTATAACCCTAATCCATATCGAAAATTCAAGAATCCAACAACGATTTCCTTCCAATTTGTCATTTCCGTTGAAGAAATCATGTCTTCAACCTGAACCTGATGTTCCTTCTCTCTGCACACTATATTTG AGCTGCTATCCGAAGGAGATGAAATCCATCCTATTGCTAGTCACCTCACTTCTGGTGCTTCCCTGTCAGAAAT gGACAAATTTGCTCGTTAATGGAAATTGTTCAACAAGGAGGAGTCTGAAGATGCTTTGTGATTCTTTCTTTTCATGTGTAAATACCATGTTGATGAATTTATGA
- the LOC132606281 gene encoding protein PHLOEM PROTEIN 2-LIKE A9-like isoform X2, with protein sequence MDTNVHFEGNHRSKKVENGFEIYPSALNIIWGKDARYWKLPEGTFDPATLVQVSWLEVTGWCDKVEKGTKYDVKFELKLTPDAFGFNELPLYFMVKSGKKSIWKKLYLTKDANVEPNNVSYLVPKNLTITTDDSTFEDNKLCFGLYEVWSGKWKGGLIIQKVHIQKM encoded by the exons ATGGATACAAACGTACACTTTGAAGGAAATCATCGCTctaagaaagtagaaaatggg TTCGAAATTTATCCTTCAGCCCTTAATATCATTTGGGGAAAGGATGCACGATACTGGAAACTACCCGAAGG GACATTCGACCCAGCAACACTTGTACAAGTAAGTTGGCTAGAGGTAACAGGGTGGTGTGACAAAGTAGAGAAAGGCACAAAATATGATGTTAAGTTCGAGTTGAAATTGACACCAGATGCATTTGGCTTTAATGAGTTACCCCTATACTTTATGGTGAAATCCGGAAAGAAAAGCATATGGAAGAAACTTTATTTGACAAAAGATGCCAATGTTGAACCCAATAATGTATCATATCTCGTACCAAAAAATCTTACCATTACAACAGATGATTCTACATTTGAAGACAACAAGCTTTGTTTTGGGCTCTATGAAGTATGGAGTGGAAAATGGAAAGGAGGATTAATAATCCAAAAAGTACACATTCAGAAGATGTAG
- the LOC132606281 gene encoding protein PHLOEM PROTEIN 2-LIKE A9-like isoform X1 — translation MDTNVHFEGNHRPKKVQNGFEIYPSALNIIWGKDARYWKLPEGTFDPATLVQVSWLEVTGWCDKVEKGTKYDVKFELKLTPDAFGFNELPLYFMVKSGKKSIWKKLYLTKDANVEPNNVSYLVPKNLTITTDDSTFEDNKLCFGLYEVWSGKWKGGLIIQKVHIQKM, via the exons ATGGATACAAACGTACACTTTGAAGGAAATCATCGCCCTAAGAAAGTACAAAATGGG TTCGAAATTTATCCTTCAGCCCTTAATATCATTTGGGGAAAGGATGCACGATACTGGAAACTACCCGAAGG GACATTCGACCCAGCAACACTTGTACAAGTAAGTTGGCTAGAGGTAACAGGGTGGTGTGACAAAGTAGAGAAAGGCACAAAATATGATGTTAAGTTCGAGTTGAAATTGACACCAGATGCATTTGGCTTTAATGAGTTACCCCTATACTTTATGGTGAAATCCGGAAAGAAAAGCATATGGAAGAAACTTTATTTGACAAAAGATGCCAATGTTGAACCCAATAATGTATCATATCTCGTACCAAAAAATCTTACCATTACAACAGATGATTCTACATTTGAAGACAACAAGCTTTGTTTTGGGCTCTATGAAGTATGGAGTGGAAAATGGAAAGGAGGATTAATAATCCAAAAAGTACACATTCAGAAGATGTAG
- the LOC132606281 gene encoding protein PHLOEM PROTEIN 2-LIKE A9-like isoform X3 gives MDTNVHFEGNHRPKKFEIYPSALNIIWGKDARYWKLPEGTFDPATLVQVSWLEVTGWCDKVEKGTKYDVKFELKLTPDAFGFNELPLYFMVKSGKKSIWKKLYLTKDANVEPNNVSYLVPKNLTITTDDSTFEDNKLCFGLYEVWSGKWKGGLIIQKVHIQKM, from the exons ATGGATACAAACGTACACTTTGAAGGAAATCATCGCCCTAAGAAA TTCGAAATTTATCCTTCAGCCCTTAATATCATTTGGGGAAAGGATGCACGATACTGGAAACTACCCGAAGG GACATTCGACCCAGCAACACTTGTACAAGTAAGTTGGCTAGAGGTAACAGGGTGGTGTGACAAAGTAGAGAAAGGCACAAAATATGATGTTAAGTTCGAGTTGAAATTGACACCAGATGCATTTGGCTTTAATGAGTTACCCCTATACTTTATGGTGAAATCCGGAAAGAAAAGCATATGGAAGAAACTTTATTTGACAAAAGATGCCAATGTTGAACCCAATAATGTATCATATCTCGTACCAAAAAATCTTACCATTACAACAGATGATTCTACATTTGAAGACAACAAGCTTTGTTTTGGGCTCTATGAAGTATGGAGTGGAAAATGGAAAGGAGGATTAATAATCCAAAAAGTACACATTCAGAAGATGTAG